A single window of Nocardioides kongjuensis DNA harbors:
- a CDS encoding CHAP domain-containing protein has translation MNQFVGMDPAIVQQIGTRLKQRAAHLREITAAVESAVHSLQGNWDGQDATDFQAWWTHQHRPALTAVTEQIEGLGQSALNNAQEQLAVSGGAGAGPGAGAAPGHGGVTPVATGGPGAAPQGPGGGGAPSGAPQTDLDRKTAAFAATWNGKYLDYDKAYGNQCYDVFSQYNHDVVGGPGIHAATTGGAKDIYNDYGTNGAAAHYQRIAAGDGPPRVGDVVVWGNGTYGHVGVVTAVTDGGFTALEQNTDGRASSTSTGAVTHQVTHTYGEQRGILGYLRPKSTV, from the coding sequence ATGAACCAGTTCGTCGGGATGGATCCCGCCATCGTCCAGCAGATCGGCACCCGCCTGAAGCAGCGCGCCGCCCACCTGCGGGAGATCACCGCGGCGGTCGAGTCGGCCGTCCACTCGTTGCAGGGCAACTGGGACGGTCAGGACGCGACCGACTTCCAGGCCTGGTGGACCCACCAGCACCGACCGGCGCTGACCGCCGTGACCGAGCAGATCGAGGGGCTGGGACAGTCCGCGCTCAACAACGCGCAGGAGCAGCTCGCTGTCAGCGGCGGAGCTGGGGCCGGCCCGGGTGCAGGGGCGGCACCGGGCCACGGCGGCGTGACTCCCGTCGCCACGGGTGGGCCCGGCGCCGCACCCCAGGGCCCCGGGGGCGGCGGCGCGCCGTCCGGCGCCCCGCAGACCGACCTCGACCGCAAGACGGCTGCCTTCGCCGCGACGTGGAACGGCAAGTACCTCGACTACGACAAGGCCTACGGCAACCAGTGCTACGACGTCTTCTCGCAGTACAACCACGACGTCGTGGGCGGGCCGGGCATCCATGCCGCCACCACCGGCGGTGCCAAGGACATCTACAACGACTACGGAACCAACGGCGCGGCGGCCCACTACCAGCGGATCGCCGCTGGGGACGGTCCTCCGCGGGTCGGTGACGTGGTGGTGTGGGGCAACGGCACGTACGGGCACGTCGGGGTGGTCACCGCGGTCACCGACGGAGGGTTCACCGCCCTCGAGCAGAACACCGATGGCCGCGCGTCGTCGACCTCGACGGGTGCCGTGACCCATCAGGTGACCCACACCTACGGCGAGCAGCGGGGGATCCTCGGCTACCTGAGGCCGAAGTCGACGGTGTGA
- a CDS encoding DUF58 domain-containing protein, with the protein MGRLRGVAGRLRALLGTARRRVDPALRTLTPAGRGVLALTVVAWILGWRLGWDEMTLLAATGLVLLAICALFMIGRTNLEVRVAVEPPRVSVGESVAGSLSVVNKARTPALPFVLELPVGEGGVAFSYPLMRPGGTQEEIFVVPTEKRGVIDVGPATSVRGDPVGLFRRDLGWSDVSEIFVHPRIVPLEPLGTGLMRDLEGVTSNNVSMSDLAFHALREYTPGDDLRHVHWRSSARHGKLLVRQFLDTRRSHLTIVVDSRPGSYRSDDDYETAVSVAGSLLVRALLDEYDASFASGRHAASKVVGKAVLDACARAEPSPETLVSVAREANRLAPDTSFAVLVSGPFTDFVELQRAAGQFGIDVAKAAVRVDHELTPAVRTAGDLPLLTLGRLEELAPLLHWGIG; encoded by the coding sequence TTGCTCGGGACGGCGCGGCGCCGCGTCGACCCCGCACTGCGGACGCTGACCCCGGCGGGTCGGGGAGTGCTCGCCCTGACCGTGGTGGCCTGGATCCTGGGCTGGCGGCTGGGCTGGGACGAGATGACCCTGCTCGCCGCGACCGGGCTCGTCCTGCTGGCGATCTGCGCCCTGTTCATGATCGGCCGCACCAACCTCGAGGTGCGGGTCGCGGTGGAGCCGCCGCGGGTCAGCGTCGGCGAGTCCGTCGCCGGGTCGCTGAGCGTCGTCAACAAGGCCCGGACGCCGGCTCTGCCCTTCGTCCTGGAGCTGCCGGTGGGGGAGGGCGGCGTCGCGTTCTCCTACCCGCTGATGCGACCGGGCGGGACCCAGGAGGAGATCTTCGTCGTCCCGACCGAGAAGCGTGGCGTCATCGACGTCGGCCCGGCGACCAGCGTGCGCGGCGACCCGGTGGGTCTGTTCCGCCGTGACCTCGGCTGGTCCGACGTCTCCGAGATCTTCGTGCACCCGCGGATCGTGCCTCTCGAGCCGCTCGGCACCGGCCTGATGCGTGACCTCGAGGGCGTCACGTCCAACAACGTGTCGATGAGCGACCTCGCCTTCCACGCGCTGCGCGAGTACACACCCGGCGACGACCTTCGCCACGTCCACTGGCGATCGTCGGCGCGTCACGGGAAGCTCCTCGTCCGCCAGTTCCTCGACACCCGGCGCAGCCACCTCACGATCGTCGTCGACAGCCGACCCGGTTCGTACCGCTCCGACGACGACTACGAGACTGCCGTCTCGGTGGCGGGATCCCTGCTGGTACGGGCCCTGCTCGACGAGTACGACGCCTCGTTCGCCTCGGGGCGCCACGCGGCCTCGAAGGTCGTCGGAAAGGCCGTCCTGGACGCCTGCGCCCGTGCGGAGCCGTCCCCCGAGACCCTGGTCTCGGTCGCTCGGGAGGCCAACCGGCTCGCACCGGACACGAGCTTCGCCGTCCTCGTCTCCGGCCCCTTCACCGACTTCGTCGAGCTGCAACGGGCCGCGGGCCAGTTCGGCATCGACGTCGCCAAGGCGGCCGTCCGGGTCGACCACGAGCTGACCCCCGCCGTACGCACCGCCGGCGACCTGCCCCTGCTCACCCTGGGCAGGCTCGAGGAGCTGGCCCCGCTCCTGCACTGGGGAATCGGATGA
- a CDS encoding FtsK/SpoIIIE domain-containing protein has translation MKLKFTYHRPQGTPVDLVATIDSATTVGDLADHLRSSDPHGPGWSSEHRSTLTLTSQNNLSLNPDVLVADSPLTSGAHVSLGTAGTRFGEVAAATAAAVIRILNGPDVGKEIPLAQGSVIVGRDPQCEVVLNDTLVSRRHARINITDVAEVIDLGSANGVDVGTASVPRATLRPSDIVTIGETELSVRVVNRPVGDGTPASGGFNRAPRLAPVYVGLEHEAPEAPERPKPQRFPMIALLAPLLMGGVLYWVTRDARSLIFLALSPLMLIGTALESRLANRSDFKKAVAAFEADLEGLRGDMEAELVREGEVRRRELPRGAECLDVVRNLTPALWSWRPDAPDFLQLSLGLGALSSRSVVDYPKVSRAPHHLRNRAREVLEPLTRVPDVPVSVDLAAGPVGVAGPRSLTVGVARSLCLQLVALRSPSEFVLCAFLSGESAALWDWLKWLPHASSAHSPISGNHLTATNGDALALLAQLENLIEARGSDRDGAGSLPRVVVLAEADATSPEFARLVAVSEAGTPVGVHVVWLAAEAALLPSGCKTFATVDPAGGPGAVGFVTSGSAVVPVALDEVSADDAAAAARRLAPLHDVGALVADDSDLPRSVSQLGLLGHELADDLLAVIERWNENHSILTGPYAPETPARKPGNLRALVGQSTLGHHVLDLRRDGPHALVGGTTGSGKSELLQAWILALAAAHSPQRVNFLLVDYKGGAAFADCDPLPHSIGMVTDLSPHMVRRALTSLGAELKYREELLREHDAKDLQALEAQGFVGAPPSLVVVVDEFAALREEVPEFVDGMVDIAQRGRSLGIHLIMATQRPAGVITGSLRANTNLRLALRLADEADSTDILGTADAAAFDPDTPGRAVSKSGPGRLVPFQSCYVGGWTTPEGDAPEILVQELTLLTAAVWQQPVGEPVTRDKDATDIKRVVRQIRDANRAAGLPEPRKVWQPALPATQSLARVHRSATDTELAFAVADDPQRQAQPTIAFHPDRDGNMVAYGTGGAGKSTFLRSMAVAAGLTMKSGPCHVYGLDFGSRGLAMLEQLPHVGSIIPGGDHERVTRLLAWVRAEIDERAARYSAVNAGTLTQYRKESGNADEPRLVLLVDGMAAFQAAYDASDRSRWIDVLTSIASEGRPVGVHLILTSETRFGLPPSMAAAVQRRLVLRQATEDEYGMLSVPADVLTPTSPPGRGIVDDLEVQVAVFGGSADPVLQAAELASLAKAMREAGTSVAPPVQSLPDRIHLGSLPTTPGLVTFGVAGDTLTPLGVPAKGSFLLSGAVQSGRSTALRTLVEAFDRAHPDGERHYLGLRHSVVSALPGWASTTSGTMEIERRAQELADRIGAGGARRIAVFLESAGDHVNSPAELALQQLVKACNAEEQWFVVEGELSTLAGPAGFLGAVKASRHGLALQPDPDSGHALFKVPFGRIHRHEFPPGRGLYVVGGRARVVQVAQPG, from the coding sequence GTGAAGCTGAAGTTCACCTACCACCGGCCGCAGGGAACGCCGGTCGACCTGGTGGCGACGATCGACTCGGCGACGACCGTGGGCGACCTCGCCGACCACCTGCGCTCCTCGGATCCCCACGGTCCGGGCTGGTCGAGCGAGCACCGGTCGACGCTGACACTCACCAGCCAGAACAACCTGTCGCTGAACCCCGACGTGCTCGTCGCGGACAGTCCGCTCACGTCGGGGGCGCACGTGTCCCTCGGTACGGCGGGAACCCGCTTCGGCGAGGTCGCAGCCGCCACGGCCGCGGCCGTCATCCGCATCCTCAACGGGCCCGACGTCGGCAAGGAGATCCCGCTCGCCCAGGGGTCGGTGATCGTCGGACGCGACCCGCAGTGCGAGGTGGTGCTGAACGACACGCTCGTCTCGCGCCGTCACGCACGCATCAACATCACCGACGTCGCCGAGGTGATCGACCTCGGCTCGGCCAACGGCGTCGACGTCGGAACGGCCAGCGTCCCGCGCGCGACGCTGCGCCCCAGCGACATCGTCACCATCGGTGAGACGGAGCTGTCCGTGCGTGTCGTCAACCGACCGGTCGGCGACGGCACGCCCGCCTCGGGTGGCTTCAACCGCGCTCCCCGGCTCGCGCCGGTGTACGTCGGGCTGGAGCACGAGGCGCCCGAGGCCCCGGAGCGTCCGAAGCCGCAGCGCTTCCCGATGATCGCCCTCCTGGCGCCGTTGCTGATGGGCGGTGTCCTCTACTGGGTCACCCGTGACGCGCGGTCGCTGATCTTCCTCGCGCTCAGCCCCCTCATGCTCATCGGCACGGCGTTGGAGAGCAGGCTCGCGAACCGGAGCGACTTCAAGAAGGCGGTGGCCGCCTTCGAGGCAGACCTCGAGGGCCTGCGCGGCGACATGGAGGCCGAGCTGGTCCGTGAGGGAGAGGTACGGCGCCGCGAGCTGCCCCGCGGGGCGGAGTGCCTCGACGTCGTGCGCAACCTGACCCCGGCGCTGTGGAGCTGGCGGCCCGATGCGCCGGACTTCCTGCAGCTCAGCCTCGGCCTGGGCGCGCTGTCGAGCCGGTCCGTCGTCGACTACCCGAAGGTGTCGCGTGCGCCGCACCACCTCCGCAACCGGGCGCGCGAGGTCCTCGAGCCCCTGACCCGGGTCCCGGACGTTCCGGTGAGCGTCGACCTCGCAGCGGGCCCCGTGGGAGTCGCCGGCCCGCGCAGCCTGACCGTCGGTGTGGCGCGCAGCCTCTGCCTGCAGCTCGTGGCGCTCCGCTCACCGTCGGAGTTCGTGCTCTGCGCCTTCCTGTCGGGGGAGTCGGCGGCGCTGTGGGACTGGCTGAAGTGGCTCCCGCACGCCTCGTCCGCGCACAGCCCGATCAGCGGCAACCACCTCACCGCGACCAACGGCGACGCGTTGGCCCTGCTCGCACAGCTCGAGAACCTGATCGAGGCTCGCGGCTCGGACCGCGACGGCGCGGGCAGCCTCCCACGCGTCGTGGTGCTCGCGGAGGCAGACGCGACCAGTCCCGAGTTCGCGCGTCTGGTCGCCGTCTCCGAGGCGGGTACGCCGGTCGGCGTGCACGTCGTGTGGCTGGCGGCGGAGGCCGCGCTGCTGCCCTCGGGCTGCAAGACCTTCGCCACGGTGGACCCGGCCGGCGGGCCGGGCGCCGTGGGCTTCGTGACGAGCGGCAGCGCCGTCGTACCCGTTGCCCTCGACGAGGTGAGCGCTGACGACGCTGCCGCCGCAGCCCGGCGGCTGGCCCCGTTGCACGACGTCGGGGCCCTGGTCGCGGACGACAGCGACCTGCCCCGGTCGGTGTCGCAGCTGGGCCTGCTCGGCCACGAGCTGGCCGACGACCTGCTCGCCGTCATCGAACGGTGGAACGAGAACCACTCCATCCTCACCGGGCCCTACGCGCCCGAGACGCCCGCCCGCAAGCCCGGGAACCTGCGGGCACTGGTCGGTCAGTCGACGCTGGGCCACCACGTCCTCGACCTGCGGCGCGACGGTCCGCACGCTCTCGTCGGGGGGACCACCGGTTCCGGCAAGTCCGAGCTGCTGCAGGCCTGGATCCTGGCGCTCGCAGCCGCCCACAGTCCGCAACGGGTGAACTTCCTGCTGGTCGACTACAAGGGCGGAGCGGCCTTCGCGGACTGCGACCCGCTCCCGCACAGCATCGGGATGGTCACCGACCTGAGCCCGCACATGGTCCGGCGGGCGCTGACGTCGCTGGGCGCCGAGCTGAAGTACCGCGAGGAGCTGCTCCGCGAGCACGATGCCAAGGACCTGCAGGCGCTGGAGGCCCAGGGCTTCGTCGGAGCACCGCCGAGCCTGGTCGTCGTGGTCGACGAGTTCGCGGCACTGCGCGAGGAGGTGCCGGAGTTCGTGGACGGCATGGTCGACATCGCGCAGCGGGGCCGCTCGCTCGGCATCCACCTGATCATGGCGACCCAACGACCGGCGGGCGTGATCACCGGCAGCCTGCGGGCGAACACGAACCTGAGGCTCGCGCTGCGGCTGGCCGACGAGGCGGACTCGACGGACATCCTCGGCACCGCCGACGCAGCGGCGTTCGACCCCGACACCCCGGGGCGCGCCGTGTCGAAGTCGGGGCCCGGGCGGCTGGTCCCGTTCCAGTCCTGCTACGTCGGCGGCTGGACCACGCCGGAGGGCGACGCCCCCGAGATCCTCGTCCAGGAGCTCACCCTGCTCACCGCGGCCGTCTGGCAGCAGCCGGTCGGTGAGCCGGTGACACGTGACAAGGACGCCACCGACATCAAGCGGGTGGTCCGCCAGATCCGGGACGCGAACCGCGCGGCCGGCCTGCCGGAGCCCCGCAAGGTCTGGCAGCCGGCGCTGCCGGCCACCCAGTCGCTGGCGCGCGTCCACCGCAGCGCGACCGACACCGAGCTCGCGTTCGCGGTCGCGGACGACCCGCAACGCCAGGCGCAGCCGACGATCGCCTTTCACCCCGACCGCGACGGCAACATGGTGGCGTACGGGACAGGGGGCGCGGGCAAGAGCACCTTCCTGCGCAGCATGGCCGTGGCAGCCGGTCTCACGATGAAGAGCGGACCGTGTCACGTCTACGGTCTCGACTTCGGATCGCGAGGGCTCGCGATGCTGGAGCAGCTGCCTCACGTGGGATCGATCATCCCGGGAGGCGACCACGAGCGGGTGACCCGGTTGCTCGCCTGGGTCCGTGCCGAGATCGACGAGCGCGCGGCCCGCTACTCCGCGGTGAACGCGGGCACGCTCACCCAGTACCGCAAGGAGAGCGGGAACGCCGACGAGCCCCGTCTGGTGCTGCTCGTGGACGGGATGGCTGCCTTCCAGGCCGCCTACGACGCCAGCGACCGGTCCCGATGGATCGACGTGCTCACGAGCATCGCCTCGGAGGGGCGGCCGGTCGGCGTCCACCTGATCCTCACCTCCGAGACCCGCTTCGGTCTGCCGCCGAGCATGGCCGCCGCGGTGCAGCGCAGGCTCGTCCTGCGGCAGGCGACGGAGGACGAGTACGGCATGCTCTCCGTCCCCGCCGACGTGCTGACGCCGACGTCCCCGCCGGGGCGGGGCATCGTCGACGACCTGGAGGTCCAGGTCGCCGTCTTCGGGGGGTCCGCCGACCCCGTGCTCCAGGCTGCCGAGCTGGCGTCGCTGGCGAAGGCCATGCGCGAGGCGGGAACCAGTGTCGCGCCGCCGGTGCAGAGCCTCCCCGATCGGATCCACCTCGGCTCCCTGCCCACGACGCCGGGTCTGGTCACCTTCGGCGTCGCCGGCGACACGCTCACGCCGCTCGGGGTGCCGGCCAAGGGCTCCTTCCTGCTCTCGGGTGCGGTCCAGAGCGGTCGGTCCACGGCGCTGCGCACGCTCGTCGAGGCCTTCGACCGGGCCCACCCGGACGGCGAGCGGCACTACCTCGGCCTGCGTCACAGCGTCGTGTCGGCTCTCCCCGGCTGGGCATCGACGACCTCCGGGACGATGGAGATCGAGCGGCGCGCCCAGGAGCTGGCCGACCGGATCGGTGCAGGCGGTGCGCGGAGGATCGCGGTCTTCCTGGAGTCCGCGGGCGACCACGTCAACAGCCCGGCCGAGCTGGCTCTCCAACAGCTCGTCAAGGCCTGCAACGCGGAGGAGCAGTGGTTCGTCGTCGAGGGCGAGCTCAGCACTCTCGCGGGGCCGGCGGGCTTCCTCGGTGCGGTCAAGGCCTCTCGGCACGGTCTGGCGCTGCAGCCCGACCCGGACAGCGGCCACGCGCTGTTCAAGGTCCCGTTCGGCCGGATCCATCGTCACGAGTTCCCGCCGGGCCGTGGCCTGTACGTCGTGGGCGGCAGGGCACGTGTCGTGCAGGTGGCTCAGCCCGGCTGA
- a CDS encoding WXG100 family type VII secretion target, with amino-acid sequence MTRMGMDPDLVENIGNRLKTQAGQIQQAIHDIDGLVNEAMAAWEGKDAQDFHGWWTQQHRGALTSAQHAIDGLGTSAINNAHEQRQVSGH; translated from the coding sequence ATGACCCGCATGGGAATGGACCCCGACCTCGTCGAGAACATCGGCAACCGCCTCAAGACCCAGGCCGGCCAGATCCAGCAGGCGATCCACGACATCGACGGCCTCGTCAACGAGGCGATGGCCGCGTGGGAGGGCAAGGACGCCCAGGACTTCCACGGCTGGTGGACCCAGCAGCACCGGGGCGCCCTGACCAGCGCCCAGCACGCCATCGACGGTCTCGGCACGTCGGCAATCAACAACGCCCACGAGCAGCGCCAGGTCTCCGGTCACTGA
- a CDS encoding WXG100 family type VII secretion target — protein sequence MTGFMGMDPAAVRGVAHRLQAQATTLAGVIASVQAAVDQALALWDGDDAHGFHGWWNTQHRPGLQAAQEMVSQVATRLEQQVQEQERASGLAGSGGGADPLGTLRTSTRSLFDAAGSVLGPAGLVTTGMTAFAAVAKAGVSGRYTDGWRAIIRGADNLHVPAAFTRFKQSPVLQAIHPALRAHGGLIASGGRIAGGVGKVGGVVSGAGSLFGMADGAARGNGGDVAYNGLSLTATGLKTAGKTPITYIAGAGLQAWTETGRIATTQVDWSADGIKAIVTASPADWGRAIWDSRNDYADAFTKVFG from the coding sequence ATGACGGGATTCATGGGGATGGACCCCGCCGCCGTGCGCGGCGTGGCCCATCGGCTCCAGGCTCAGGCGACGACGCTCGCCGGCGTCATCGCGTCCGTCCAGGCGGCCGTCGACCAGGCGCTGGCGCTGTGGGACGGCGACGATGCGCACGGCTTCCACGGCTGGTGGAACACCCAGCACCGGCCGGGCCTGCAGGCGGCCCAGGAGATGGTGAGTCAGGTGGCGACCCGGCTGGAGCAGCAGGTCCAGGAGCAGGAGCGGGCCAGTGGCCTCGCGGGCTCGGGTGGGGGAGCCGACCCGCTCGGGACGCTGCGCACGAGCACGAGGTCCCTGTTCGACGCCGCCGGCAGTGTCCTCGGACCCGCGGGGCTCGTCACCACGGGCATGACCGCCTTCGCCGCGGTCGCGAAGGCCGGCGTGAGCGGTCGGTACACGGACGGCTGGCGAGCCATCATCCGGGGCGCGGACAACCTCCACGTACCCGCGGCGTTCACCCGCTTCAAGCAGAGTCCGGTGCTGCAGGCGATCCACCCGGCGCTGCGGGCCCACGGAGGACTGATCGCCAGCGGCGGCCGGATCGCGGGCGGCGTCGGGAAGGTCGGCGGCGTCGTGAGCGGTGCGGGGAGCCTGTTCGGCATGGCCGACGGCGCCGCGCGAGGCAACGGGGGAGACGTCGCCTACAACGGACTCTCGCTCACGGCGACGGGGTTGAAGACCGCGGGAAAGACCCCGATCACCTACATCGCCGGTGCCGGGCTGCAGGCATGGACCGAGACCGGGCGGATCGCCACGACTCAGGTCGACTGGAGCGCCGACGGGATCAAGGCGATCGTCACCGCCTCCCCGGCCGACTGGGGCAGGGCGATCTGGGACTCCCGCAACGACTACGCCGATGCCTTCACCAAGGTCTTCGGATGA
- a CDS encoding DUF3488 and transglutaminase-like domain-containing protein, with amino-acid sequence MNRLLPREALVDGGLLLVLGFVASFGFRDTFNGWSYLVAAGAGLVLGILLAHLAKALDKPAVLVAVFAVVAFFLFGGAIALHSDGPLAALPLPGTLTELADQSVHGWKDLLTTLAPVDGGPLLTLPYLMGLVAGALGMALAGRVRSPWVPALAPVAYLAAVILLGIQTPTRLRTIGIAFAALVVVWIAVRARRTQRRAVQGSASWRSRGLAALLVAGAAVAAVSVAPVLPGADAHQRVVLRSVVVPPFDVGQYPSPLASFRRFTKEYRAPQGKEDEKLYDRELLRVEGDHLEGALLRFAALDQYDGTVWGAANQAPGTSGAAGSFQRVGEVIRDGGPGREVTAKVTLADAFSELRDVWLPTTGSVTDLEFGGSRAEDLAETFRYNLATDTGVVPQGLVAGDSYTFTAHVPGEEERVTAGLSVASGNLSEDRAGVQFQPVAQRWGGDAGSGLEQVLKIAQHMQSVGRYTDGGAENSAQYPAGHSVNRLSKFSAEGEQIAGDDEQYAAMLNLLATQAGVPARVVVGAKVPADGIVKGKDMRAWLEIRDTGGVWHELPTEAFMSRERPPEDQPPTQQELTSGEIIPPPVPVRPPAGGGDPLATDDNRHGNQEHEGGFTLPGWLVAVLVYGGIPVLLAGAVVGGIVGAKAWRRNRRRTRGAPAVRLTAAWREVLDAARDLGHGVSARRTRREQAVQIGLPAVADLARSADRHVFGRTDPTDEAAASYWNQVDQLRSELLSGLGRWQRVRARVSLASFRRLPRPDAQEATA; translated from the coding sequence ATGAACCGGCTGCTGCCCCGCGAGGCCCTCGTCGACGGTGGACTCCTGCTGGTCCTCGGCTTCGTGGCGTCCTTCGGGTTCCGCGACACGTTCAACGGATGGAGCTATCTCGTCGCCGCGGGCGCCGGACTGGTGCTCGGCATCCTGCTCGCCCACCTCGCCAAGGCCCTGGACAAGCCGGCGGTGCTGGTCGCCGTGTTCGCGGTGGTCGCGTTCTTCCTGTTCGGCGGCGCGATCGCGCTGCACAGCGACGGCCCGCTCGCGGCCCTGCCGCTGCCGGGCACGCTGACCGAGCTCGCGGACCAGAGCGTGCACGGCTGGAAGGACCTGCTGACCACGCTCGCCCCGGTGGACGGCGGGCCCCTCCTCACCCTGCCGTACCTGATGGGCCTGGTGGCGGGCGCGCTCGGCATGGCGCTGGCCGGACGGGTCCGCTCGCCGTGGGTGCCCGCGCTGGCTCCCGTGGCGTACCTCGCCGCGGTCATCCTGCTCGGCATCCAGACCCCCACCCGGCTGCGCACGATCGGGATCGCGTTCGCCGCGCTGGTCGTCGTGTGGATCGCGGTCCGCGCCCGCCGTACTCAGCGCCGTGCCGTGCAGGGCAGCGCATCCTGGCGCAGCCGTGGCCTTGCCGCACTGCTGGTCGCCGGTGCTGCGGTGGCAGCGGTCAGCGTCGCCCCCGTGCTGCCCGGCGCGGACGCACACCAGCGGGTCGTGCTGCGCTCGGTCGTCGTGCCGCCGTTCGACGTCGGCCAGTACCCCTCGCCGTTGGCGAGCTTCCGCCGCTTCACCAAGGAGTATCGCGCGCCGCAGGGCAAGGAGGACGAGAAGCTCTACGACCGCGAGCTGTTGCGCGTCGAGGGCGATCACCTCGAGGGCGCGCTGCTGCGCTTCGCGGCCCTCGACCAGTACGACGGCACGGTGTGGGGAGCCGCGAACCAGGCGCCCGGAACCTCGGGTGCCGCCGGCAGCTTCCAGCGCGTGGGGGAGGTCATCCGGGACGGGGGTCCGGGCCGCGAGGTCACGGCGAAGGTGACCCTCGCCGACGCCTTCAGCGAGCTGAGGGACGTGTGGCTCCCCACGACCGGCTCGGTCACGGACCTCGAGTTCGGCGGCAGCCGCGCGGAGGACCTCGCCGAGACCTTCCGCTACAACCTCGCCACCGACACGGGCGTCGTCCCGCAGGGCCTGGTGGCCGGCGACAGCTACACCTTCACCGCTCACGTTCCCGGCGAGGAGGAACGGGTCACCGCCGGTCTCTCCGTGGCCTCGGGCAACCTGTCCGAGGACCGGGCAGGCGTGCAGTTCCAGCCGGTCGCCCAGCGATGGGGAGGCGACGCCGGGTCGGGTCTCGAGCAGGTGCTCAAGATCGCCCAGCACATGCAGTCCGTCGGCCGCTACACGGACGGCGGCGCCGAGAACAGCGCGCAGTACCCCGCCGGGCACTCGGTCAACAGGCTGTCGAAGTTCTCGGCCGAGGGCGAGCAGATCGCAGGGGACGACGAGCAGTACGCCGCGATGCTCAACCTGCTCGCCACGCAGGCGGGTGTTCCCGCACGGGTCGTCGTCGGTGCCAAGGTGCCGGCGGACGGCATCGTGAAGGGCAAGGACATGCGGGCCTGGCTCGAGATCCGCGACACCGGCGGCGTCTGGCACGAGCTCCCCACCGAGGCGTTCATGAGCCGCGAGCGTCCGCCCGAGGACCAGCCACCGACACAGCAGGAGCTCACGTCCGGCGAGATCATCCCGCCTCCGGTCCCCGTCCGCCCGCCGGCGGGCGGCGGTGACCCGCTCGCCACCGACGACAACCGGCACGGCAACCAGGAGCACGAGGGCGGGTTCACCCTCCCCGGCTGGCTGGTCGCGGTCCTGGTGTACGGCGGCATCCCGGTCCTGCTCGCCGGTGCGGTCGTCGGCGGGATCGTCGGAGCCAAGGCCTGGCGGCGAAACCGGCGCCGTACGCGGGGGGCTCCGGCAGTCCGGCTCACTGCGGCCTGGCGTGAGGTCCTCGATGCGGCGCGCGACCTGGGCCACGGGGTCTCTGCACGCCGTACCCGTCGTGAGCAGGCCGTCCAGATCGGGCTGCCCGCCGTCGCCGACCTGGCGCGCTCCGCGGACCGCCACGTGTTCGGCAGGACCGACCCGACCGACGAGGCCGCGGCGTCGTACTGGAACCAGGTCGACCAGCTGCGTAGCGAGCTGCTGTCCGGCCTCGGCAGGTGGCAGCGGGTCAGGGCCCGCGTGAGCCTGGCGTCCTTCCGCCGGCTGCCCCGTCCCGACGCGCAGGAGGCGACCGCGTGA
- a CDS encoding amino acid ABC transporter ATP-binding protein has translation MTALLDVRNVRKTYPRHDEPGRRVVLDDLSLTVSPGDVVCLIGSSGSGKSTLLRCLDLLEPIDDGVIEFQGREISDPLVDPRDVRRDVGMVFQAYNLFPHLSVLDNCTLAPRRVHGVPASAARDKARELLHRFGLSEHVDKHPDRLSGGQQQRVALVRALCTDPALLLLDEITAALDPELVGEVLDIVRSLAEAGTTMVLATHEMSFAREVASHVCFLDGGRIVEEGPPAQVLGAPEQTRTREFLRRVLPEN, from the coding sequence ATGACCGCGCTGCTGGACGTCCGCAACGTCCGCAAGACCTACCCGCGCCACGACGAACCGGGCCGACGGGTGGTCCTCGACGACCTCTCGCTGACCGTCTCCCCCGGCGACGTGGTCTGCCTGATCGGCTCCTCGGGCTCCGGCAAGTCCACCCTGCTGCGCTGCCTCGACCTGCTCGAGCCGATCGACGACGGCGTCATCGAGTTCCAGGGCCGCGAGATCTCCGACCCGCTGGTCGACCCGCGCGACGTACGCCGCGACGTCGGCATGGTGTTCCAGGCCTACAACCTGTTCCCGCACCTGAGCGTCCTCGACAACTGCACGCTGGCGCCGCGCCGCGTGCACGGCGTCCCCGCGTCCGCTGCTCGCGACAAGGCGCGCGAGCTGCTGCACCGGTTCGGGCTCAGCGAGCACGTCGACAAGCACCCCGACCGCCTCTCCGGCGGCCAGCAGCAGCGCGTCGCCCTGGTCCGCGCCCTGTGCACCGACCCCGCCCTGCTGCTGCTCGACGAGATCACCGCCGCGCTCGACCCCGAGCTGGTCGGCGAGGTCCTCGACATCGTCCGCAGCCTCGCCGAGGCCGGCACGACGATGGTGCTGGCCACTCACGAGATGAGTTTCGCCCGCGAGGTCGCCTCGCACGTCTGCTTCCTCGACGGCGGCCGGATCGTCGAGGAGGGTCCGCCCGCACAGGTGCTGGGTGCGCCCGAGCAGACGCGGACCCGGGAGTTCCTGCGGCGGGTGCTGCCCGAGAACTGA